Genomic window (Lewinellaceae bacterium):
ATCCGCCCGCTTTCGATCTTGGACAGGTCGAGCATCTGGTTGATCAGGCCCAGGAGGTGGCGGGCATTTTTCAGGATACCGTTCAGGCGGCGGCGGAAAATAGTGGGGGGCGGTTGTTCGGAAATGACCTGTTCAAGCGGGCCGATGACCAGGGTCAGCGGCGTGCGGAATTCATGGGTGATATTGGAAAAAAAACGGGTTTTGGCCTTGTCCAGGGCCTTTAGCTCTTCGGCTTGCTGCTGGATGGTCAGTGTGCGCTTTTGCACTTCACTTTCCAGGCGCGCCCGGTCTTTGTTGAGCTTAGCTACCCGCCATCTCACTGCCCATAAGGCCGTTGCGATGATGAATGCTGACAGAAGAACGATAAACGGCCAACGTAAATAAAAAGGTTTTCTCACATATACCGGGACGCTTAGTATTTCGTTAGACCATACGCCCGACGCGCCCCTGCCTTTTATTTTGATCGCATACCGGCCGTAGGGCGGATTGATGATGGAAATTTTATTTTCGCCGGTATATACCCATTGATCCTGGTAGCCTTCAATTTGATAGGCATATTGGTTGTCGGCTGAACTTTCATAATCCAACAGGCTGACTTCCAGTTCAAGAATCCGGTCGCCGGGATTTAAACGGATATTTTTTGCTGCCCGGAAGCCTTCGGTTTTATCTACAAAATCTTCTGCATTTTCTGTTAATACGCGCACTTTAGAGAGGTAGAGCGGAATATTCTCCGTCTCTTCTCCGATGATATCTTTAGGGTGAAATTGCGTGATGCCGTTCAGCCCGCCGAAATACAGCGTGCCATCTTCTGCCTGGAAATGAGCAAAAGTGTTGAATTCCTCGTGCGCAATCCCGTTTTTAGGTAAATAGACCCGGGTATTGTAGGAATTTTTATCGAAACGCATAAGCCCATAATTGCTGGGCAGCCAGAGGTTTTCATAATCGTCCTCATAAACCGCATAGATCGTATTGTCGGATAAGCCGTTTTCGCGGGTGAACTGCCGGAAGGCATTGTTTTTCCTGTCCCAGCGGATCAACCCGCCGCCTTTGGACGCCAGCCAGAAAATGCCCTCGGCATCTTCGTAAAGGTGGTTGATGTTGTCGTTGGGCAAGCCGTCGGCCATGGAAAAATGATCCAGGATTACTTCTGTCCGGCTGTCCATCAGGAATAGCCCTTTGCTGGAAGCGATCCATATTCCCTGTTCATTTTGATAAAAGTGGCGGACAAAGGTAGCTCTGGAAGAGACGGGAAGTTGAACAGGAACCAATTCCTTCTTTTTATCGTCCAGGTAGATCAGCCCATCCGGAGTTCCTGCCCAAAGCTTGCCGGTGGCTGGGTTTTGGAACAGCTTAAACAATCTTTTTTCCTGAGCAGAATAATCATGTTCCACCCATCTATTCTGAGCAGGAATGTATTCCATCATTATAAACCCATCCGTGCCTGCCCAGAGGCGGCCCTGCTTTCCTCTTACAAAGGAGGTGGCCGCCGGATAGAGCGGAATTGTAATTTGCGCCTCTTCAGCAGTCAGGTTTTCATGAGCATTTTGACGGTATCCGCCGATCCAAAGCCCATGCTCGTCCCGGAAAATACCCCGGATGCTGTTCCCGGCCTGCAGGGCCTTGAAGGGGTTTTGTTTCCGGTTGACCCTGACAAGGCCGTTGTCGCTGGTTATCCAGAGTATGTTTTGGCGGCCTGCAAAAGCCCCATTATAATACCTTTGGTTTTTTATCCTCCCCGAGGCATTGGATACCGGGTAGTTCAACAACTGGTTTCCGGCCTGATCCTGAATGACGATAGCCCCGGGAGTGGCAAAGCAAGTGTAGTCTTTATGAATTTGAAATAAGGCGGTAATTGCTTCCGGCGGATAATTTTTCAGGCGGAAAGGGGCCAACTGCCGGTTTTGCAACATCCAATAATTCGAAAGATATTCCTGATAACGCGTTTCGACAATGATGTCCGGATGGTAGGCTGTGAATTGAAATAACCCGGGCGGTTCTATGTCAAAACTATCCAATAGCTGGCCGTTTTTGACCCTGGCCATCGTCCTGGCATGCAAAATCCAGTAACTGCTGTCCGGCAAGGCTTCGCAAATTACAAAGTTCCGGATCTCGCCGGGCACGCGATACACTTCCTCAAAATCCTGGTTGTATTTATAGACGATTCCCTGGCGGGTGGAAATGAACAGGTCTGATCTATTGATTTTAGACTGGCTGATGTGAATAACGTCTTTGGAGGAAAACAACCCATGGGTAAACGTCTCGAAATCGCAGACAGTATCCTGCCGGGTATTGATAATGCCACTCTGATTGGGGTTTTCAACTCCTGTCTTTTCGCAATACCATAAGTTATTGTCTTTGTCGGCCGCCAAAAAGACGCTGTTGTTTTCTGAAATTTTTAAGAAAGGAGCATTGTAGGTTTTGAAGCGATAGCCGTCGTAACGGCTGATGGCGCCCGGCGTATTGACCCAGATGAAGCCGTCCTGGTCCTGAGTAACGGCAAAGACCCGGCGATGCGGCAGGCCGTCTTCTACGTTTATTTCCCGAACGTCAAAGAGGTAGGGCTGGGCAACCAGAGGTTGCCATAGAAGATTTAAGGCGATTAAAGATTTAGCGAGCAGGGAGAATCTCAACGGCACGTACTGTTCCGGTTTAATATATAGGCAAAAATAAGTTTTATTGCCCAAATACAAAACCCCCGGCTCTGGATGGCCTAATATTATTTTGCATTCAAACGCAGCCGCTCCACCTGCTTCCGCCCGATCTTCAGCTCCGCAAAGCCGGCGTAGTGCTCCTTTCTGCTCTGGTAGGCCAGGTAGGCCTGTTTGCGCCAGGCATCCGGGTTGGCCGAGCGGTACATGCTTCGTCCATCTACGATCAGCGTATTTTTCCCTACATTTGGGAAAACCAAAAGAAGATGCAAAAATATTTCAACATAGCCGGGCCGTGCCATCCTGACGAACATTACATGGTGCCCGTCCTTGAGCGCAATAAGAGCCTGTTGCCTTTAATCGAGCAGAAGCAATACTTCGTCATTCACGCTGCCCGGCAATCGGGCAAAACGACACTGCTGCATGAATTGGTGAATCATTTCACTCAGGAAGGGAAATACTACGCCTTGTATTGCAGCCTGGAACAGGCGCAGGTTTTCACCGAAGCAAAGGAAGGCATTCTGCAAATTTTAAATACGCTTAGATTTGCAGTTAAATATTCTCAATTGCCCAATAAAGAAAAATTTGCTCGGCAGCTGGATGTCAACGATACGGCAAACTTGATAAAAACCGCTATTACGGATTACTGCCTGGCACTCGACAAACCCCTGGTGATCTTTTTTGACGAAATTGACGCCCTGCAGGATAGTACGTTGATCTCCTTCCTCCGGCAACTCAGAAATGGATACATTACCCGCAGCCGCATCCCCTTTCCGCACAGCATCGCCCTGGTGGGCATGAGAAATATCCGGGATTATAAATCAAAAATCAGAGAAGACAGGCAGACGCTCGGCTCTCCAAGCCCGTTCAACATTATTACCAAAGCTTTGACTTTGCGTAATTTTTCCATTAAAGAAATCGAAGGCCTGTACCGCCAGCATACCCAAGCTGCCGGACAGGTTTTTGAAAAAGCAGCAGTTGAGAGCGTTCATGATTACACCGACGGGCAGCCCTGGCTGGTTAACGCCATCGCCCGGGAGATCATTATGGAAATTCTGGAAAACGATTTTACAAAAAAAATCACCGCCGCCCACGTCGATCAGGCCGTTAAAAATATCCTGTTGCGGCGGGACACGCACATCGACAGCCTGCTGGAACGCCTAAAGGAGGAACGGGTGCGCAAAGTGATGGAGCCGGTGATTACGGGAGAAAAATACGCCATTAGTTTTACCGACGACGACACCCAATACTGCCTGGATCTGGGGCTGCTTAAAAATGAGGACAACGTGCTGAAACCCGCCAATAAAATGTATGCGGAAGTTATTATCAGAACGCTGAGCTACGACCTGCAGTACCACATGGAATCGCAGATCGAAAACCGATGGGTGAAAACCGACGGCAGCCTGGACATGAACGGGTTGTTTAAAGCTTTTCAACAATTCTGGCGGGAAAACAGCGAGATTTGGCAGGAGAAATATCAGTATCAGGAAGCCGCTCCTCACCTGATCCTGCAGGCCTTTTTACAGCGGGTGGTCAATTCCGGAGGCGAGGTGTCGCGGGAATATGCCGCCAATAAAGGGAGAATGGATTTGTGTGTGCGTTATGGCAAAAATAAGTATCCTATAGAAATCAAACTGCACTACGGCAAAAAGACAATCCCCGAGGGTTTGGAACAACTCGCCGGCTATATGGATACAGTAGGTGAAAGCACAGGATGGCTGGTCATCTTCGACCGAAGAAAAGGCGCTGCGTGGAAGGAGAAGATTTACTGGAAGACGGAAGAGGAGGATGGGAAGACGATTCATGTTGTGGGGGTGTGAACTTTTATGCTTTTATAAACTATTCCACCGGAAAAACAAAAGGTTCCTTCCCGGCAAAAACAATGGGCAGTTGGATGATCTTTTCGATTTGATGGGCGAGCAGTTCCTGGTAGTATTTTTTATGCTCTATTTGATGGGCGGCTTCTGTCAGAGTGGCGTTGATCCGTTTAGAAAAGGCCTCTTCCGTTTCTTTCTTCTTTCTCCCTTCTATCCGTTTGATCTCGATGACAACGCCGTAGCGGGCCTTGTCGTGCGGCATCAGCATGATGTCATACCGGCCTTCGCCGCTTTCCCGGTTGGAGCGGATGAGGTAGTCGTCGCCGATGACGGCCAATAAGCCCAGTACATAAGCCTGGTAAGCTTTTTCCGCTTCGCCGCCCGTATCAAAATAGCTGAACGTATCGCCCATGATCTTTTTGAACCCTTTTTCAAAAGCCTGGAGGCGGTTGTTTACCAAATGCTCGGCGGTGGAGATCAACAATTCCCTTTGGACTTTCACATCCCGGTGCAGCCAGGCCATGACGATATCCTGGAAAACGGTCTTGATCTCATAATTGGGGATTTTCAGCAGGTAAGTGTTCCTGCGGACTTCCTTCACCTGCGTCAGGTAACCGCTGAAGGCCAGCAGCGTCCAGAGCAATTCCCGGTTAGTGGCAAAGTCGGAAAACACGAAACTCTCGTCGATGACTTTTTCAACGGTTTGGCCGGCTACCAATTGTTGCAAGGTGTCGTAGGTTTGGTCGATATCCGGCTCCAGGAGCCGCTCTTTGATGAGCGAATCGGTTCCTGTGTTGATCCAATAGGCTCTAAAGCCCTCCTCGTGCCTCGATATGTAGTTGACGATCGACCAGGGGTTGTAGATCTGTCCGGTGTTGCCAAACTGATAGCCGTTATACCATTTTTGCACCTCCGGGAAATGCCCTTCCAGGCCAAAATAGGCCAATGCTTCTTTTGTCTCTGTTTCGGTAAAACCAAACTTATCGGCAAAATAAAGGCTGGTGATGGTATAAACGCCGATGTTGTTCATCTCCGAAAAAATACTTTCGCGCGCTATGCGCATAATGCCGGTTATCAGCCCTTTGTGCAGGTAGGGGTTCCCTTTGAACGCCGAGCCCATGAATACCTGCATGAATTTGATAACCTCACCGTAGTATTTTTCTTTATACCCGTCGATGATCGGCGTGTCGTATTCGTCGACGAGGAGGATGGCTTCGGCGCCAAAATGGGCTTTTAAGTATTTGCTTAAATTGAAAAGGCTGAAAGCATAATCAGGCTGCCCGCCTTTTTTCAAAATGATTTCTGTTATGCTTTGCTTTTCATAATCTTCCAGTTTATCGGATTTTAGCAGGTATTTATGCTCCTGGTAGGCTTCTGAAATGACCCTTTTCAGATGCAGCAAACAACCTTCCCAATCGTTTCCCCGGACGCTTTTTAACGAAAGGTTGATCACCGGATATTTATTCTGGTGTGCCTGACAAAAGCCTTCTTCCGCGCTGATCTTAAATTCCGCGAACAAGCCGGCGCTCTCTTTTTTGTTGATGTCAAAAAAGTGTTCTATCATCGACAGGTTCAGGGTTTTCCCGAACCGGCGGGGGCGGGGCATGAGCAGCACATGGTCGTCGTTTTCATGAAATTCCTTGATGAGCAGCGTCTTGTCTACGAAGTAACCATTGTTTCCGACGATGTATTTATACTCGACGGCAATAGGTTTTGTGCAAATGAGTAGTAGGAAAAACGAGTAAGCATGGTAAATTAGAGTTGCACAAAACCAATTACCAATGCTTACTCTCAATATCAGCCAAGCCGATATTGTATCGGCAAATTACGAAAGAATTCACAATCCTGTGCTAGCCATCCGCAAGAGGATGGATGCCCTTTATTGGGCCAGCCAAGAATACAGCCGGCAGGAAGCCGCCCAGCTAAGCGGTGTACACCGCAACTCTGTAAAGAACTACATCAAACTCTACAACAAAGGAGGGCTGGAAGCCTTGACAAGCTTTCAATACAAGGGTTTCGATTCAGTTCTTTCAGGATACCGTGTCACGCTTGAAGCTTATTTTCGAGAACACCCTCCCCGCACAGCCAAGGAGGCGGCAGCCAGAGTGGAAGAGTTAACCGGCCAGGCATTAAGCGTGGACGAAGTGCGCCGCTTCATGCATAAGATTGGGATGAAGCCCCTCAAAACCGGCCATGTGCCCGGCAAGGCTAACCCTGAAAAGCAGCAGCAATTCCTGGATCAGGAGTTGTTGCCCTTAATAGAAATGGCGCAAGCTGGGCAATGCCACCTGTTCTTCATGGATGCGGCTCACTTTATATTGATGCCTTTCGTAGGGATATTATGGTGTTTCGCCCGGATGTTTATTAAAGCCGCTTCAGGCCGTAACCGGATCAATGTCCTTGGCGCCTTGAATTTCGTTACCCGCAAAATGGAAACTGTGGTGAACACAACCTATGTCAATGCCGATACAGTAGCCGAACTGTTGAAAAAGCTGGCGCAAAATTACACGGCATTGCCTTTATATGTGGTGTTGGACAATGCCCGCTACCAGCATTGCCATTATATCAAAGAACTGGCCCTGTCGCTCAATATCCACCTTGTTTTCTTGCCGCCATACTCGCCTAACCTCAACCTAATCGAAAGAGTGTGGCGTTACATTAAAAAGGATGTGTTGGGCACTCGATATTACGACTGTGCTGAAAAATTCCATAACGCCATCAGGCAAGCCCTCAATGATATCAATCATAACCCTGAAACCCAAAGCAGCCTCAAAACCTTGATTACGCCCAATTTTCAAACTTTTGCACAAAACCTATTGCAGTGAAGTATAAAATCTGAATTGCCCTTTTGTATTTTTTTCCTTCCACTCATGGCGGGGCGGCTTTTTATTGGCAAGTTAAACAAAAAGTAGGAATCAAACCCGGTTGCCAGCTCCCTTGTCCAACCTTAGACCGGTAGCCTCGTTGATGCCATCGCCAATGAAGCAAACCGTTTTACCCTGTTGTTGCAAATGGGCGACCAGGCCTGCTTTGTCTTCGGGCAGTACCTCGGCAAAGTAATGATCGATGCCCAACTGCCCGGCAAGGTAGCGGGTGGGCTGTTCGTGGTCTATCCGCGTTGTCGGCCAGCGCGGGTTTCGCCCTTTTCTTACGGTTAAAGTGCTCCTCTTCCACGAAGGACAGGAGGTGCCATTCCTCTCCGTTCACCTGAATAAGAGCGACGGAGGATTCGTGATAGGCACAGTTGATACCCAGTATATACAGAATGGAAGTGTTGTGTTCTTTATAACTCTTTCGACAAATTGTAGGAGACTCCCAACACCCAGAAGAACTGCAGGGGATTGTCGGCCAGTTCGGCAGCGCGGGATTCCTGCTTATTGCTGCGCAGGGCGAGATCCAGCCCGACGCCAAAACCTTTAATGGCCGTGCTGAAATTGTTGGACCACGTCCAGTTGGACAATTCATTGAAGTCTTTGTAACTGGTGAACGCCGAAAAGTTGGACCTCCACGCAATTCCTTTGGCCAGTACCTGTTCGTAATCGACGACCAGCTTGGCGCCCAGCGAACCTTCAAAATTGAAATCTCCCCGGGAGAAGACGAAGTTGTAATTCAGCGAATGCAGCACGGCGCTGAAGTCCGGCGTCGGCGTCCAGGCCAATCCCAGGCTGCCAATATCCAGGTAGCCGGGGTTGTTGAAGCGGCCATTGAGCATCGACGTCCGGTACTCGGTCATGGAAGAGAGCGCCAGCGTTCGGGAGAGCCGCCAGCCGAAGATCGAACGGGCATTCAGGACATCGGAGGTGGGCTTGAAGCTGTCATCATCATCGGGCACATCCTTGTCGTCGAATTTGACCCAGCCCAGGTTGATGGATGCGGCATTTTTCCAGAAATACCGCTTTTGGTCCAACCGGGCAAAAAAATTCGCCGCTGCGGCAATGGTGGCGGAGCTGAGGTTGGCCGGTTCCCTCGACAGCCAGTCGTTGTAGTTGGCAAAGTTAAACCCTAACGTGGTGGCCAGGCCGCCGCGCCAGCGGGGATAAGGGGTGACTTTATCCTTTAGCTTTGCCACTTCCTTCTCCAGCGATTTGGCCTGAGCGGTAAGCGCCTTCAACTGGGCATTCACAGTGTCCAAAGTTTGGGATTTAGAGGTCAGCAATGCTTTTTGCTCCTCCAGGGTGGGAGGCAGTGTGTCCACTTGTGCTTTTACACACTTGGAACAGCAAATAATGAAAGCAAGAAAGAGTAGGCGTTTCATTTTGTTCAGGCTTTTGTGTT
Coding sequences:
- a CDS encoding HAD family hydrolase; amino-acid sequence: MGIDHYFAEVLPEDKAGLVAHLQQQGKTVCFIGDGINEATGLRLDKGAGNRV
- a CDS encoding DUF3078 domain-containing protein, coding for MKRLLFLAFIICCSKCVKAQVDTLPPTLEEQKALLTSKSQTLDTVNAQLKALTAQAKSLEKEVAKLKDKVTPYPRWRGGLATTLGFNFANYNDWLSREPANLSSATIAAAANFFARLDQKRYFWKNAASINLGWVKFDDKDVPDDDDSFKPTSDVLNARSIFGWRLSRTLALSSMTEYRTSMLNGRFNNPGYLDIGSLGLAWTPTPDFSAVLHSLNYNFVFSRGDFNFEGSLGAKLVVDYEQVLAKGIAWRSNFSAFTSYKDFNELSNWTWSNNFSTAIKGFGVGLDLALRSNKQESRAAELADNPLQFFWVLGVSYNLSKEL
- a CDS encoding AAA family ATPase; this encodes MRVSIGNWFCATLIYHAYSFFLLLICTKPIAVEYKYIVGNNGYFVDKTLLIKEFHENDDHVLLMPRPRRFGKTLNLSMIEHFFDINKKESAGLFAEFKISAEEGFCQAHQNKYPVINLSLKSVRGNDWEGCLLHLKRVISEAYQEHKYLLKSDKLEDYEKQSITEIILKKGGQPDYAFSLFNLSKYLKAHFGAEAILLVDEYDTPIIDGYKEKYYGEVIKFMQVFMGSAFKGNPYLHKGLITGIMRIARESIFSEMNNIGVYTITSLYFADKFGFTETETKEALAYFGLEGHFPEVQKWYNGYQFGNTGQIYNPWSIVNYISRHEEGFRAYWINTGTDSLIKERLLEPDIDQTYDTLQQLVAGQTVEKVIDESFVFSDFATNRELLWTLLAFSGYLTQVKEVRRNTYLLKIPNYEIKTVFQDIVMAWLHRDVKVQRELLISTAEHLVNNRLQAFEKGFKKIMGDTFSYFDTGGEAEKAYQAYVLGLLAVIGDDYLIRSNRESGEGRYDIMLMPHDKARYGVVIEIKRIEGRKKKETEEAFSKRINATLTEAAHQIEHKKYYQELLAHQIEKIIQLPIVFAGKEPFVFPVE
- a CDS encoding response regulator produces the protein MPLRFSLLAKSLIALNLLWQPLVAQPYLFDVREINVEDGLPHRRVFAVTQDQDGFIWVNTPGAISRYDGYRFKTYNAPFLKISENNSVFLAADKDNNLWYCEKTGVENPNQSGIINTRQDTVCDFETFTHGLFSSKDVIHISQSKINRSDLFISTRQGIVYKYNQDFEEVYRVPGEIRNFVICEALPDSSYWILHARTMARVKNGQLLDSFDIEPPGLFQFTAYHPDIIVETRYQEYLSNYWMLQNRQLAPFRLKNYPPEAITALFQIHKDYTCFATPGAIVIQDQAGNQLLNYPVSNASGRIKNQRYYNGAFAGRQNILWITSDNGLVRVNRKQNPFKALQAGNSIRGIFRDEHGLWIGGYRQNAHENLTAEEAQITIPLYPAATSFVRGKQGRLWAGTDGFIMMEYIPAQNRWVEHDYSAQEKRLFKLFQNPATGKLWAGTPDGLIYLDDKKKELVPVQLPVSSRATFVRHFYQNEQGIWIASSKGLFLMDSRTEVILDHFSMADGLPNDNINHLYEDAEGIFWLASKGGGLIRWDRKNNAFRQFTRENGLSDNTIYAVYEDDYENLWLPSNYGLMRFDKNSYNTRVYLPKNGIAHEEFNTFAHFQAEDGTLYFGGLNGITQFHPKDIIGEETENIPLYLSKVRVLTENAEDFVDKTEGFRAAKNIRLNPGDRILELEVSLLDYESSADNQYAYQIEGYQDQWVYTGENKISIINPPYGRYAIKIKGRGASGVWSNEILSVPVYVRKPFYLRWPFIVLLSAFIIATALWAVRWRVAKLNKDRARLESEVQKRTLTIQQQAEELKALDKAKTRFFSNITHEFRTPLTLVIGPLEQVISEQPPPTIFRRRLNGILKNARHLLGLINQMLDLSKIESGRMEIEVSRGDLAAYTKELTTRFQPLARKKGLRLTFVAHQDNWETQFDKDKWDKIVYNLLSNAIKFTPPGNAIQISLASARQNGVEFIRLDVKDTGIGIEKGQIEQVFDRFYQADSSLTRTQGGTGIGLSLVKELVEMQGGQIRVASEPGKGTTFELFLPVLPAEQARPLAENGLATGPLPVPALLEEKSTPKGKTAPADGQEKLELLIIEDNEEVREYIRYCLDTSKYNITEAGDGEEGIQKAQALIPDLIISDVMMPKKNGFEVTRAIRSHVSTSHIPLILLTARASLESRLEGLRRGADAYLTKPFSPQELALRIEKLIEIRRLLQQRYQDGAISTGDDAYRQEDEFIVNLRGYILEHIDESNLSGDRIGRHLGMSRTHLHRKLKALTDQPITDFVRSIRLQKALELIREGKLNVSEISYQTGFSSLSHFSRSFKKAYGKSPSEM
- a CDS encoding AAA-like domain-containing protein, coding for MQKYFNIAGPCHPDEHYMVPVLERNKSLLPLIEQKQYFVIHAARQSGKTTLLHELVNHFTQEGKYYALYCSLEQAQVFTEAKEGILQILNTLRFAVKYSQLPNKEKFARQLDVNDTANLIKTAITDYCLALDKPLVIFFDEIDALQDSTLISFLRQLRNGYITRSRIPFPHSIALVGMRNIRDYKSKIREDRQTLGSPSPFNIITKALTLRNFSIKEIEGLYRQHTQAAGQVFEKAAVESVHDYTDGQPWLVNAIAREIIMEILENDFTKKITAAHVDQAVKNILLRRDTHIDSLLERLKEERVRKVMEPVITGEKYAISFTDDDTQYCLDLGLLKNEDNVLKPANKMYAEVIIRTLSYDLQYHMESQIENRWVKTDGSLDMNGLFKAFQQFWRENSEIWQEKYQYQEAAPHLILQAFLQRVVNSGGEVSREYAANKGRMDLCVRYGKNKYPIEIKLHYGKKTIPEGLEQLAGYMDTVGESTGWLVIFDRRKGAAWKEKIYWKTEEEDGKTIHVVGV
- a CDS encoding IS630 family transposase; the encoded protein is MLTLNISQADIVSANYERIHNPVLAIRKRMDALYWASQEYSRQEAAQLSGVHRNSVKNYIKLYNKGGLEALTSFQYKGFDSVLSGYRVTLEAYFREHPPRTAKEAAARVEELTGQALSVDEVRRFMHKIGMKPLKTGHVPGKANPEKQQQFLDQELLPLIEMAQAGQCHLFFMDAAHFILMPFVGILWCFARMFIKAASGRNRINVLGALNFVTRKMETVVNTTYVNADTVAELLKKLAQNYTALPLYVVLDNARYQHCHYIKELALSLNIHLVFLPPYSPNLNLIERVWRYIKKDVLGTRYYDCAEKFHNAIRQALNDINHNPETQSSLKTLITPNFQTFAQNLLQ